A window of Thunnus thynnus chromosome 17, fThuThy2.1, whole genome shotgun sequence contains these coding sequences:
- the usp31 gene encoding ubiquitin carboxyl-terminal hydrolase 31, whose amino-acid sequence MSCKAATKDKKSSFSKKLFRRGSVRSVGSFMSRVLRTLSALSHFGSEVQTEDDKDDGGFSTFKSGNKDVPMDDGDLGGFLSGERIPGVSGLKNHGNTCFMNAILQCLSNTELFAEYLVLEHYKDDELNEDKPKTNGVHLQKKGPLAKGEVTEQLSGLVRALWTFEYTPQHSRDFKNAVSKNATQFKGNAQHDAQEFLLWLLDRVHEDLNTVPNSRPAIKPPIEEDDQSLEGPSPPLSAGSFVQELFQAQYRSSLTCPHCQKQSNTFDPFLCISLPIPLPHTRPLYVTVVYQGKYSHCMRIGVAVPLNSTVYRLRDAVSRETKIPMDQFVLTEMYYDGFHRSFCDDDDDLDIIQESDSIFAFETPETFKLENIRTKRGSLLANLNHNNLKYGTEISRTPSFMQGAMTPVTASPNKNLGPEKMILLVCNRACSGHQGKRFGLPFVLYMERTVTWDALQKEILEKMRHLLRPGVYIQVGPFSLRVVGVVGITYLLPQDERPLCHPTVERAYKSCGQGGPPHVKIVVEWDKETKDYLFGHTEEEYIPDAESVYLHREQHHQPQACTLAQCFQLYTKEEQLAPDDAWRCPHCKQLQQGRIKLSLWTLPDVLILHLKRFRQEGDRRVKMQNMVKFPLMGMDMAPHVVKRSQSSWSLPSHWSPWRRPYGLGRNPDDYLYDLYAVCNHHGNMHGGHYTAYCKNSIDGQWYCFDDSEVSPVADDDVCQQTAYILFYQRRTAIPSWSANSSVAGSTSSSLCDHWINRLPGSRPASLASGASSRRTSLASLAESVEFPGERSEDDGGFSVRPFVRSIQRQSLSSRSSIASPLAFSDSGIKPSWSLSAKLHMRSNSPSRFSLDSRCSPPLERIGEACDDKVSTSCFGSYSRHERYFGSRTPSSMTESNFSDQDNNKRFLDMIYCRAPTPVEKKTTKNEPTENNNQITAIDQNILPTQATPSKEQKRKSSIVGFASKAESTGSTKTSKVEQEKTSKKRLCSTLKTSTSETSSSTPVKGKKVSNTKEKSVSAKKSTSTPSGTPSKTKESTQLLEATPQHKPCVRSTPQSSASPSPTAKKSSSVTEKISTSSRKRLVERSYSRDSMHTSPLVDNLRGSSVARSTPSKTGESNRPERRSVRSSSSSSSVTSLRSPSVSTRDLQRSSKSEEKGLSFFKSALRQRESRRSADLGKSTLLAKKASERTCKQNGQAKDISGDNGKKGDAVSSQTSLETHGGETKTETKESSKPSSSLSRTLLHVGKSKSSTSEVSLKSPSNGKKPLERMASSRKLSSSMQSPARTTQRPQ is encoded by the exons ATGTCTTGCAAAGCCGCAACCAAGGACAAGAAGTCGAGCTTCAGCAAGAAGCTGTTCAGGCGAGGCTCTGTGCGCTCTGTGGGCAGTTTCATGAGCAGAGTCCTGAGGACACTATCAGCGTTATCCCACTTTGGATCTGAAGTGCAAACCGAGGATGACAAAGATGATGGAGGATTTTCCACGTTTAAATCTGGAAACAAGGATGTGCCCATGGATGATGGGGACCTCGGGGGATTCCTGTCCGGAGAGAGAATTCCTGGAGTGTCCGGTCTGAAAAACCACGGGAACACCTGCTTCATGAATGCAATCCTGCAGTGCCTCAGTAACACTGAACTCTTTGCTGAGTACCTCGTTTTGGAGCACTATAAGGACGATGAGCTGAATGAGGACAAACCAAAGACAAATGGTGTACATCTGCAGAAGAAGGGTCCCCTGGCCAAAGGAGAGGTTACAGAGCAACTGTCAGGACTTGTGCGGGCTTTATGGACATTTGAGTATACCCCTCAACATAGCAGGGACTTTAAG aacgCTGTGTCAAAAAATGCCACTCAGTTTAAAGGGAATGCTCAACATGATGCTCAAGAGTTTCTTCTGTGGCTGCTGGACAGAGTGCACGAGGACCTCAACACAGTCCCCAACAGCAGGCCTGCTATAAAG CCACCTATTGAGGAAGACGATCAAAGCCTTGAGGGgccgtctcctcctctctcagctgGGTCGTTTGTACAAGAACTGTTTCAGGCTCAGTACAG GTCTTCTCTCACCTGCCCACATTGCCAAAAGCAGAGCAATACATTTGATCCCTTCCTCTGCATCTCCTTACCCATCCCACTACCACACACACG gcCCCTGTATGTGACAGTGGTCTACCAGGGGAAGTACTCTCACTGTATGAGGATTGGAGTTGCGGTGCCCCTCAACAGCACTGTCTATCGCCTCAGAGATGCTGTGTCACGTGAGACCAAGATCCCAATGGACCAG tttgttttgactGAAATGTACTATGACGGCTTTCATCGTTCATTTTGCGACGACGACGACGATCTTGACATCATTCAAGAGAGCGATTCCATCTTTGCCTTCGAGACACCAGAGACGTTTAAACTGGAAAACATACGCACAAAAAGAG GAAGTCTTCTGGCAAACCTAAATCATAACAACTTGAAATATGGGACAGAAATCAGCAGGACTCCATCTTTCATGCAGGGGGCCATGACTCCTGTTACTGCATCACCCAATAAAAACCTGGGACCAGAGAAAATGATCCTTTTGGTGTGTAACAGAGCTTGTTCCGGCCACCAAGGAAAGAG GTTCGGTCTTCCTTTTGTACTGTACATGGAGCGCACTGTGACCTGGGATGCTCTGCAGAAAGAGATCCTGGAGAAAATGCGTCATCTTTTGAGACCCGGGGTTTACATTCAG GTGGGACCTTTCAGTCTCCGAGTGGTCGGCGTCGTTGGTATCACCTACCTCCTTCCTCAAGACGAGCGACCACTGTGTCACCCAACTGTGGAAAG AGCGTACAAGTCCTGTGGACAGGGGGGGCCGCCACATGTGAAGATTGTGGTCGAGTGGGACAAAGAGACCAAGGACTA TTTGTTTGGACACACCGAGGAAGAGTACATCCCTGACGCCGAGAGTGTTTATCTGCACAGGGAACAGCATCATCAGCCGCAGGCCTGCACCCTCGCTCAGTGCTTCCAGCTCTACACGAAGGAGGAGCAG ctggcCCCAGACGATGCCTGGCGCTGTCCCCACTgcaagcagctgcagcagggccGCATTAAGCTCAGCCTGTGGACGCTGCCGGATGTGCTCATACTGCATCTCAAGAGGTTCAGACAG GAGGGGGATCGGAGGGTGAAGATGCAGAACATGGTGAAGTTCCCGCTGATGGGCATGGACATGGCACCTCATGTGGTTAAAAGAAGCCAGAGCAGCTGGAGTTTACCTTCCCATTGGTCACCATGGAGACGACCGTACGGCCTGGGAAGAAACCCTGATGACTACCTGTACGACCTGTACGCTGTGTGCAACCATCATGGGAATATGCACGGAGGCCACTACACAG CTTACTGTAAGAACTCCATTGATGGTCAGTGGTACTGCTTTGATGACAGTGAGGTTTCACCAGTAGCTGATGATGACGTATGTCAGCAGACGGCCTATATACTGTTTTACCAGCGCAGGACTGCTATTCCCTCCTGGTCAGCCAACAGCTCTGTTGCAG GTTCCACCAGTTCGTCCCTGTGTGACCACTGGATCAACAGGTTGCCTGGTAGTAGGCCTGCTAGCTTGGCCTCTGGAGCCTCATCCAGACGCACTTCACTGGCTTCACTGGCTGAGTCAGTAGAGTTTCCTGGAGAACGTAGTGAAGATGATG GAGGATTCTCTGTCCGCCCTTTTGTGAGGAGCATTCAGCGTCAGAGCTTGTCCTCCAGGTCGTCCATCGCTAGCCCTTTAGCCTTCAGCGACAGCGGGATAAAGCCCTCTTGGTCTCTGTCTGCGAAGCTGCACATGAGATCCAACTCACCCTCACGTTTCTCCCTCGACTCTCGATGTTCACCTCCTCTGGAGAGGATAGGTGAGGCCTGTGATGACAAAGTCTCCACGTCCTGTTTTGGCAGCTACAGTAGACATGAGCGCTACTTTGGCAGCAGGACTCCCTCGTCTATGACGGAGAGCAACTTCAGTGACCAGGACAACAATAAAAGGTTCCTAGACATGATATACTGTAGGGCTCCCACTCCAGTGGAAAAGAAGACCACCAAAAATGAGCCAACTGAAAACAACAACCAGATTACAGCTATAGACCAAAACATTCTCCCCACCCAAGCTACTCCCTCCAAAGAACAGAAACGCAAAAGCAGTATCGTAGGGTTTGCCTCAAAGGCGGAAAGCACAGGCTCCACAAAGACCTCCAAAGTGGAGCAAGAGAAAACCTCCAAGAAACGTTTGTGCTCAACCCTTAAGACTTCCACTTCTGAGACGTCTTCCAGTACACCTGTGAAAGGCAAAAAGGTGAGCAATACTAAAGAGAAGAGTGTCAGTGCCAAGAAAAGCACTTCCACACCCAGTGGGACTCCCTCCAAAACAAAGGAGTCGACTCAACTTCTAGAGGCAACACCACAACATAAGCCATGTGTGCGCTCCACACCACAGTCCTCAGCTTCTCCTTCTCCAACTGCAAAGAAGAGCTCCAGCGTCACTGAGAAGATCTCCACGAGCAGTCGGAAAAGACTGGTAGAAAGGAGCTACAGCAGAGATTCTATGCACACTAGCCCTCTGGTCGACAATCTCAGAGGAAGCTCTGTAGCCCGCTCTACCCCGTCTAAGACTGGAGAAAGCAACCGGCCTGAGAGGAGATCTGTGAggagctccagcagcagctcttcTGTCACGAGCTTGCGCTCACCCAGCGTATCCACTAGAGACCTGCAACGTAGCAGCAAATCCGAGGAAAAAGGGTTGTCTTTCTTTAAGAGTGCCCTTCGACAAAGGGAAAGCCGCCGGTCGGCTGATTTAGGAAAAAGCACCTTGCTTGCCAAAAAGGCCTCAGAGAGGACGTGCAAGCAGAACGGACAAGCCAAGGACATCAGTGGTGATAACGGAAAGAAAGGAGACGCTGTGTCATCACAGACATCTTTAGAGACTCATGGAGGTGAGACAAAGACCGAGACAAAGGAGTCTTCCAAGCCCTCCAGCTCTCTCAGTCGCACTCTGTTACATGTAGGCAAGTCCAAGTCTTCCACTTCTGAAGTAAGTCTTAAGTCTCCCTCAAACGGGAAGAAGCCTCTAGAAAGGATGGCATCTTCCCGAAAGCTGTCATCAAGCATGCAATCTCCTGCACGTACAACACAGAGGCCTCAATGA